One region of Trichoderma breve strain T069 chromosome 7 map unlocalized scaffold00007, whole genome shotgun sequence genomic DNA includes:
- a CDS encoding asparagine synthase domain-containing protein: MCGIHAAISADAGRHQLAPGLERRLRNRGPDHLGAVEVQLCSSESSLHLTLTSTVLSLRGDHLAKQPLEDAESGSVLCWNGEAWKLGGKPVEGNDGEAVLALLTAASRNPGREDSVLDALRSIEGPFAFIFLDKRAKKLYYGRDRLGRRSLLLKRGDEFLLSSIAEAPAVGWAEVEADGCYTIQLDGENSPTELMPTRHDWDQNKDLVSSIGIFNASIPTTPTTPLTSQSLSVKQLRDHLMESLQLRVLNVPRPPIAETSDARVGVLFSGGLDCTVLARISSDIIPPGQAIDLINVAFENPRIASQNKNLSTAELYELCPDRMTGRKSFAELLAVCPDRQWRFVTVNVPYEETSAHRAELIDLIYPHNTEMDLSIACALYFASRGQGMGQLSSELEAAEPYSTTARVLLSGLGADELFGGYVRHATAFTRSGYPGLIDELKLDVGRLGKRNLGRDDRVLAHWSREVRFPYLDESLVKWAIELPAWEKCDFDNPGTGCDLEPEKRVLRLLADSLGMRSVAAEKKRAIQFGARTAKMESGKVKGTTLLLP, encoded by the exons ATGTGCGGCATCCATGCCGCCATATCAGCGGATGCAGGTCGTCACCAGTTGGCCCCAGGCCTCGAGCGAAGGCTTCGGAACCGCGGGCCTGACCATCTCGGAGCCGTAGAAGTGCAGCTCTGTTCAAGCGAGAGCTCGCTTCACTTGACTTTGACCTCAACGGTTCTGTCGCTGCGCGGAGACCATCTTGCAAAGCAGCCCCTAGAGGACGCGGAATCCGGATCTGTACTTTGCTGGAACGGCGAAGCCTGGAAACTGGGCGGAAAGCCTGTTGAGGGCAACGATGGCGAGgccgtcttggccttgctgACGGCCGCCAGTCGTAACCCCGGCCGCGAGGATAGTGTCCTCGACGCCCTGCGATCTATCGAGGGACCATTTGCCTTCATCTTTCTGGATAAGAGAGCAAAGAAACTGTACTACGGGCGTGACCGCCTTGGACGCCGTTCACTGCTGCTGAAAAGGGGAGACGAGTTTCTGCTCTCCAGCATAGCGGAAGCCCCTGCCGTGGGATGGGCCGAAGTTGAAGCAGATGGCTGTTATACTATTCAGCTGGATGGAGAAAACTCTCCAACGGAGCTTATGCCTACTCGCCATGATTGGGACCAGAACAAAGACTTG GTATCAAGTATTGGCATTTTCAACGCCTCTATTCCTACTACCCCGACGACTCCCTTAACCAGCCAGTCTCTCTCAGTAAAGCAGCTGCGAGACCATCTGATGGAGTCACTCCAACTTAGAGTTCTGAACGTCCCAAGACCTCCAATAGCGGAAACGTCAGACGCCCGAGTTGGCGTGTTATTCTCAGGAGGGCTAGATTGCACCGTCCTAGCCCGAATTTCCAGTGACATAATTCCGCCAGGACAAGCTATCGATCTGATCAACGTGGCATTTGAGAATCCTAGGATTGCTTcgcaaaacaaaaacctGTCCACCGCTGAGTTGTACGAGCTCTGTCCAGACAGGATGACTGGGAGAAAGTCATTTGCGGAGCTGCTAGCTGTCTGTCCAGACAGACAGTGGCGATTCGTTACT GTAAATGTTCCATATGAAGAAACAAGCGCTCATCGAGCAGAGCTGATAGACCTCATATACCCCCATAACACTGAAATGGATCTCTCGATTGCTTGTGCATTGTACTTTGCTTCAAGAGGACAGGGGATGGGACAGCTGAGCTCGGAGTTAGAGGCGGCTGAGCCATATAGTACGACAGCCCGGGTATTGCTGTCGGGGCTTGGTGCGGACGAGTTATTTGGCGGATATGTCCGGCACGCCACCGCTTTTACACGAAGCGGATATCCAGGTCTAATAGACGAACTGAAACTGGACGTTGGCCGGCTAGGCAAGAGAAACTTGGGGCGAGACGACAGGGTTCTGGCTCATTGGAGCAGAGAGGTGAGGTTTCCTTACCTGGACGAGAGCCTCGTCAAATGGGCCATTGAGCTGCCTGCGTGGGAGAAATGTGACTTTGATAACCCGGGGACCGGGTGTGATTTGGAACCCGAGAAAAGGGTCCTGCGTCTCCTTGCTGACAGCCTGGGCATGCGTTCTgtggcagcagagaagaaacgAGCG ATACAATTTGGAGCACGAACTGCCAAGATGGAAAgcggcaaggtcaagggtACTactctgcttcttccttga
- a CDS encoding FAD binding domain-containing protein, with protein MKVIIIGAGLGGLTAASAFAKSGHEVQVLERSPKLNPTGGGISIRPSASKVIQSWGFQSVLEQICDRSPSVTYRELNTGEIRTTVVDAPEHADWGSTRRAFVKLLQYQAAQAGAQIRFGANVVKVSDDETKATVTLEGGEELVCDILIAADGIKSHTRRAVLSDLGPPEKWDPIVDITTFYSFDMAVSELTVDPRSMKLTENSNITTWKGEGGFVVTRYSSKFGRIGLLFAIQGETDQKGLWDEKGDIEFVRRFFKDACSDMVKALGIAKSCDRWRVAEVPDLPRWSSKAGRIVLLGDAAHAMHPNAAQGYSTIIEDIGVLQLLLSAGSTASVPQIVNAWQAICKPRAERVKAFSQWNTKHLSGKTEHAIGVSHADSVLEKVVPDKNADFSSLEFWKWNADYDAIGEAKKYLAKTGSTLSKL; from the exons atgaaagtcatcatcattggtgCTGGTCTGGGCGGCCTCACTGCTGCTTCCGCCTTTGCAAAGAGTGGCCATGAAGTCCAAGTCCTTGAGCGGAGCCCCAAGCTAAACCCCACAGGAGgaggcatcagcatcaggcCAAGCGCAAGCAAGGTCATTCAGAGCTGGGGATTCCAGTCGGTCCTAGAGCAAATCTGCGACAGATCACCATCCGTCACATACCGCGAGCTAAACACCGGAGAGATCCGGACTACTGTCGTTGATGCTCCCGAACATGCCGACTGGGGTTCTACGAGAAGGGCCTTTGTCAAGCTGCTCCAATACCAAGCAGCTCAGGCCGGAGCACAGATTCGATTCGGCGCAAACGTGGTCAAAGTTTCTGATGATGAGACAAAGGCTACTGTGACGCTGGAAGGCGGGGAGGAGCTTGTGTGTGATATTCTCATTGCGGCAGACGGCATCAAGTCACACACTCGCCGGGCCGTGCTATCGGACCTTGGGCCTCCTGAGAAATGGGATCCAATTGTCGACATTACCACCTTTTACAGCTTCGACATGGCCGTCTCCGAACTGACCGTCGACCCGAGATCGATGAAGCTGACGGAAAACTCAAACATCACCACCTGGAAGGGCGAGGGCGGCTTCGTTGTGACCCGATACAGCTCCAAGTTCGGCAGGATCGGCCTTCTCTTTGCCATCCAAGGAGAGACGGACCAGAAGGGCCTTTGGGACGAAAAGGGCGACATCGAGTTCGTGCGCCGGTTTTTCAAGGACGCGTGCAGCGACATGGTCAAGGCCCTGGGAATTGCAAAGTCTTGCGACCGCTGGCGAGTTGCCGAAGTGCCCGACCTGCCACGCTGGTCGAGCAAGGCCGGCAGGATTGTGCTGTTGGGCGACGCTGCTCACGCGATGCACCCCAACGCCGCGCAGGGGTATTCGACCATTATCGAAGACATTGGCGTGCTGCAGTTGCTCTTGTCCGCCGGCTCTACGGCCTCTGTGCCGCAGATTGTGAATGCCTGGCAGGCTATTTGCAAGCCTAGGGCGGAGCGAGTAAAGGCGTTTTCGCAATGGAACACGAAGCATCTGTCGGGAAAGACGGAGCATGCCATTGGCGTTTCCCACGCGGATAGTGTGCTGGAGAAGGTTGTGCCGGATAAGAACGCTGACTTCAGCAGTCTGGAGTTTTGGAAATGGAATGCGGATtatgatgccattggcgag GCAAAGAAATATCTTGCAAAGACAGGCAGCACGCTGTCTAAGTTGTAG